In Kitasatospora sp. NA04385, a single genomic region encodes these proteins:
- a CDS encoding IS1380 family transposase: MKKRSRSYPCVRVRGSGGGVVSQAGGVLLVETVRRIGLDTALSAALEPWRKPRAVHDPGKVLLDLALAVALGGDCLADVAVLRAEPALFGRVASDPTVSRLVDALAAAGPRALAAVRRARAEVREQVWRLAGDAAPNAGGEVVVDIDGVLVLAHSEKQDATATWKKTFGHPPLVAFVDHGRPGSGEPVAGLLRPGNAGSNTATHHIETARLSLAQLPKQHRRGRRTLIRTDSGGGTHEFLNWLTKRGRWLSYSVGMVITEAIHRAVLLIPTSAWTPAIEPDGSVRDGAWVAELAGDVLKGWPKGMRLIVRKEHPHPGAQLRITDADGMRITCFATSTIGTAIAALELRHRQRARAEDRIRAARDTGLRNLPLHDSAQNQIWLEVVQLALDLLAWMPMLALDGPARRWEPKRLRLRLFSTAGRLVTTGRRRWLRLARHWPWTQTITTAFERLQALPHPG; the protein is encoded by the coding sequence GTGAAGAAGCGTAGTCGGTCCTATCCGTGTGTCCGCGTCCGGGGCTCCGGCGGAGGTGTGGTGTCGCAGGCAGGCGGGGTGCTGCTGGTGGAGACCGTCCGTCGGATCGGCCTGGATACGGCGTTATCGGCAGCGCTGGAGCCGTGGCGCAAGCCTCGGGCTGTGCACGATCCGGGCAAGGTCCTACTCGACCTCGCCCTGGCGGTCGCGCTGGGCGGGGACTGCCTGGCCGACGTAGCGGTGCTGCGGGCCGAGCCCGCCCTGTTCGGTCGGGTCGCCTCGGACCCTACCGTCTCCCGGCTGGTCGACGCGCTCGCCGCAGCCGGCCCCCGGGCACTGGCGGCCGTGCGGCGAGCGCGAGCCGAAGTCCGCGAGCAGGTATGGAGGTTGGCTGGTGACGCGGCGCCGAACGCGGGCGGCGAGGTGGTCGTGGACATCGACGGCGTGCTGGTCCTGGCCCACTCCGAGAAGCAGGACGCGACCGCGACCTGGAAGAAAACCTTCGGCCACCCCCCGCTGGTCGCGTTCGTCGACCACGGCCGACCAGGCTCGGGCGAGCCGGTCGCAGGCCTGCTGCGGCCGGGCAACGCGGGCAGCAACACCGCCACCCACCACATCGAAACTGCCCGCCTGTCATTGGCCCAGCTGCCGAAGCAGCACCGGCGCGGGCGACGAACGCTGATCCGCACCGACTCAGGTGGCGGCACCCACGAGTTCCTCAACTGGCTGACCAAGCGGGGACGGTGGCTGTCCTACTCGGTCGGAATGGTCATTACCGAGGCGATCCACCGGGCCGTCCTCCTCATACCCACCTCCGCCTGGACACCCGCGATCGAGCCGGACGGCTCCGTGCGCGACGGCGCCTGGGTCGCAGAGCTCGCCGGAGACGTCCTCAAGGGCTGGCCGAAGGGCATGCGGCTGATCGTCCGCAAGGAACATCCGCACCCCGGAGCCCAGTTGCGCATCACCGACGCCGACGGCATGCGGATCACCTGTTTCGCCACAAGCACCATCGGCACAGCGATCGCGGCCCTTGAGCTGCGGCACCGCCAGCGGGCCAGGGCCGAGGACCGCATCCGCGCTGCCCGTGACACTGGCCTTCGCAACCTGCCCCTGCACGACTCGGCCCAGAACCAGATCTGGCTGGAGGTCGTCCAGCTTGCCCTGGACCTGCTGGCCTGGATGCCGATGCTCGCCCTGGACGGGCCCGCCCGGCGCTGGGAGCCCAAACGCCTGCGACTTCGCCTCTTCTCCACCGCGGGCCGGCTCGTCACCACGGGCCGGCGCCGCTGGCTCCGCCTTGCCCGTCACTGGCCGTGGACCCAGACGATCACCACCGCGTTCGAGCGACTGCAAGCACTGCCCCACCCCGGCTGA
- a CDS encoding class I SAM-dependent DNA methyltransferase, giving the protein MTDPLIARAEQHDYQRLFIEDLNWSRPDHAPVTYSADGHALTATNVSSYKGLRVWVVNQKPGSKLEAALDQLIAKSSTDRLVIFHDGSEQVWRWPVRRATGGSTTTRLSRHLHRNGDPDPRFSAKLDAIRLPFDVSLDPNAVLAKVRSAFDVEAENETRHASKLMARLYTSMEQAYGGDHDHRDRDHQISVTLARILFLMFGDDTDMWRENLFRDFIYEHTSSDGSDIGAQLTGLFEYLDTPPSKRFGPNGDFNGFRYVNGGIFRERLALPILNPEFRNVILEACDRDWATISPAIFGSMFQSVRDAQTRRDLGEHYTSEANILKTLNPLFLDELRAEFEHIKTLGKYEADRLRKLRDKLGQIRYMDPACGCGNFIIVAYRELRDLELAIMERLQEITGDGPMLLANIGLKVTLDHFFGIEIDEWPARIAETAMFLIDRQCDLKLTVSLGWAPDRLPIQEQATIVSGVSALSMDWATVCPPSGDVVVAGNPPFLGDHTRTREQLAELQAVWGGDKVLSRMDYVTGWHAKALHYFAEHDGLWAFVTTNSITQGDQVHRLFSEVFATGWKIKFAHRTFAWTSEAAGAAAVHCVIIGFTRRITSKPRLFDYAWLKASPQEAAVQSINAYLVDGPNILAAKRTNPLSLDMPEVVKGSMATDGGHLVVGPEDYARVAADPIASRFLRPYVGSKELINGKERWCLWLVNATPAELNSSSELRRRIEAVQQTRLESRATTTRNYPHHHLFRQFGITADVPIVCIPEVSSENRDYLPVAHLSGGTIISNKVYGAVDPSGLVFAIASSAMFIAWMKTVGGRMKSDLSFSSTITWNNFPLPPLDAPTRDSISRAGVAIIGARALRADLSLEEHYRPGVMQPEVSEAHQRLDSIVDRTFGIRDDRPSLLRRQEALFAMYGDLTAPLFAGITRKKR; this is encoded by the coding sequence ATGACCGACCCTCTGATTGCACGCGCCGAGCAGCACGACTACCAGCGGCTGTTCATCGAAGACCTCAACTGGTCCCGGCCCGACCATGCCCCGGTCACCTATAGCGCAGACGGTCACGCGCTGACCGCTACAAACGTCTCCTCGTACAAGGGGCTCCGCGTCTGGGTAGTCAACCAGAAGCCCGGATCAAAACTCGAAGCCGCCCTCGACCAACTCATCGCCAAGTCCTCCACTGATCGCCTCGTCATCTTCCACGACGGCAGCGAGCAGGTCTGGCGCTGGCCTGTCCGACGCGCCACTGGCGGCTCCACCACAACGAGGCTCAGCCGCCATCTCCACCGCAACGGCGACCCTGATCCTCGGTTCTCGGCCAAGCTCGATGCCATCCGCCTCCCATTCGACGTATCTCTCGACCCGAACGCTGTTTTGGCCAAGGTCCGTTCCGCATTCGACGTCGAGGCCGAGAACGAAACCCGGCACGCATCCAAGCTCATGGCCCGCCTTTACACCTCGATGGAGCAGGCATACGGGGGCGACCATGACCACAGGGATCGGGACCATCAAATCTCCGTCACCCTTGCCAGGATCCTCTTTCTGATGTTCGGCGATGACACGGACATGTGGCGTGAGAACCTATTCCGGGACTTCATCTACGAGCACACCAGCTCGGACGGATCGGATATAGGCGCGCAGCTGACCGGCCTGTTCGAGTACCTCGACACGCCACCAAGCAAGAGGTTCGGACCAAATGGCGATTTCAATGGGTTCCGGTATGTCAATGGTGGAATCTTCCGTGAACGACTCGCCCTGCCGATCCTCAACCCTGAGTTCCGCAACGTCATCCTCGAAGCCTGCGACAGGGACTGGGCCACTATCAGTCCCGCCATCTTCGGGTCAATGTTCCAGTCCGTGCGCGATGCCCAAACTCGCCGCGACCTCGGCGAGCACTACACGTCGGAAGCGAACATCCTCAAAACTCTCAACCCGCTTTTCCTTGATGAGCTACGCGCGGAGTTCGAGCACATCAAAACCCTCGGCAAGTACGAAGCCGACCGGCTTCGCAAGCTGCGCGACAAGCTCGGCCAGATCCGCTATATGGATCCTGCCTGCGGGTGTGGAAACTTCATCATCGTTGCCTATCGGGAGCTACGCGATCTCGAACTTGCCATCATGGAAAGGCTCCAAGAGATTACTGGCGACGGGCCAATGCTCCTCGCAAATATCGGCCTAAAGGTCACTCTTGACCACTTCTTCGGCATTGAGATCGACGAATGGCCCGCCCGCATTGCCGAAACCGCCATGTTTCTCATTGACCGTCAGTGCGACCTCAAACTCACTGTCAGCCTCGGCTGGGCTCCTGATCGCCTCCCCATCCAAGAGCAGGCCACAATCGTCAGCGGCGTCAGTGCCCTGAGCATGGACTGGGCCACCGTTTGTCCCCCGTCTGGCGATGTTGTAGTTGCCGGCAATCCCCCCTTCCTTGGCGACCACACTCGAACGAGAGAGCAACTAGCGGAGCTGCAGGCGGTCTGGGGTGGGGACAAAGTACTCAGCCGGATGGACTACGTGACGGGCTGGCATGCCAAAGCACTTCATTACTTCGCAGAACACGACGGGCTTTGGGCCTTCGTAACAACTAACTCAATTACCCAGGGCGACCAGGTACACCGACTCTTTTCGGAAGTATTTGCTACTGGATGGAAGATCAAATTCGCCCACCGCACCTTCGCGTGGACCTCGGAGGCGGCAGGGGCCGCAGCCGTGCATTGCGTCATCATCGGCTTTACTAGACGGATCACATCTAAGCCCCGACTATTCGATTACGCCTGGCTTAAGGCCTCCCCGCAGGAAGCAGCTGTCCAGAGCATCAATGCTTACCTCGTTGACGGGCCAAACATCCTGGCAGCAAAGCGGACCAATCCCCTATCTCTGGATATGCCAGAAGTCGTCAAGGGCTCAATGGCCACCGACGGAGGGCATCTTGTTGTTGGGCCAGAAGATTATGCAAGGGTCGCGGCGGACCCAATTGCATCTCGCTTTCTTCGCCCGTATGTAGGTTCGAAAGAACTAATCAATGGAAAGGAGCGGTGGTGCCTGTGGCTCGTGAACGCAACGCCAGCCGAACTCAATTCGAGTTCAGAGTTGAGGCGACGAATCGAAGCCGTACAACAGACGCGCCTTGAAAGCAGGGCCACAACTACCCGAAACTACCCACATCATCACCTGTTTCGCCAGTTTGGAATCACCGCCGACGTACCGATTGTTTGCATCCCTGAAGTTTCCAGCGAGAACCGTGATTATCTGCCTGTCGCCCACCTTTCGGGTGGAACGATCATCAGCAACAAGGTCTATGGAGCCGTCGACCCCAGTGGACTTGTCTTCGCGATCGCCTCTTCTGCCATGTTCATCGCTTGGATGAAGACTGTTGGTGGACGGATGAAGTCTGACCTATCGTTCTCCAGCACGATCACGTGGAATAACTTCCCCCTGCCGCCGCTTGACGCGCCCACGCGCGACTCGATCTCGCGGGCAGGAGTAGCCATCATTGGAGCTCGAGCGCTCAGGGCTGATCTATCACTCGAAGAGCACTACAGGCCCGGAGTCATGCAGCCGGAAGTATCCGAAGCGCATCAACGACTGGACTCAATCGTGGATCGAACCTTCGGCATCCGCGATGACAGGCCGAGCCTCCTGCGTCGCCAGGAGGCCCTGTTTGCAATGTACGGCGACCTCACAGCACCACTCTTCGCCGGCATCACAAGGAAGAAGCGGTAA